One Pseudonocardia abyssalis DNA segment encodes these proteins:
- a CDS encoding IS4 family transposase, with product MAGGCFAPGHLGELTRIVPFEMVDAALVETHSVQRRLRLLPSRVVVYLLLAAGLFTEIGWSQVWARLCTGLDGLGVATPSASALAAARARVGVAPLRVLFDLLRGAETGCVQIGAARAARPGVFWRGRLVTAVDGTILCCPDTPANLTEFSKGGSSHGTTTGYPMVRVLALVACGTRTIIDAVFGTDRVGELGYAPQLLASTRAGMIVLADRNFAAADWITALAATGADVLVRVKNHRRLPICRTLADGSSVSRIGRVEVRVVTAKVTITTSDSARTETYRLVTTVLDPDVPAVEIVGLYHERWEIETCFAELKSTSLGGRVLRSRTPTGVAQEIYALLITYQVLRIAISDTTLHRADVDPDRGSFTVARHAARDQLIAAAGIIADTVLDLVGTIGRHVLDQLLPARRVRTNPRVVKRAISKYVASTAKGRHRGPSRPALITIEIEPILTAQPPD from the coding sequence GTGGCCGGTGGGTGTTTCGCTCCTGGTCATCTGGGCGAGTTGACCCGGATTGTGCCCTTCGAGATGGTCGATGCCGCGTTGGTCGAGACCCACAGCGTGCAGCGGCGGCTGCGGTTGTTGCCCTCGCGGGTGGTGGTCTACCTCCTGCTCGCGGCCGGGTTGTTCACCGAGATCGGCTGGTCACAGGTCTGGGCGCGGCTGTGCACGGGCCTGGACGGGCTGGGGGTGGCCACCCCGAGCGCGAGCGCGTTGGCCGCCGCCCGAGCCCGGGTGGGGGTGGCGCCGTTGCGGGTGCTGTTCGACCTGCTGCGCGGCGCCGAGACCGGCTGTGTGCAGATCGGCGCCGCCCGCGCCGCCCGCCCGGGAGTGTTCTGGCGGGGCCGGTTGGTCACCGCGGTGGACGGCACCATCCTGTGCTGCCCGGACACCCCGGCGAACCTGACCGAGTTCAGCAAGGGCGGCAGCTCGCACGGCACCACCACCGGCTATCCGATGGTGCGGGTTCTGGCGCTGGTGGCGTGCGGCACCCGCACGATCATCGACGCGGTGTTCGGCACCGACCGGGTCGGTGAACTCGGCTACGCCCCACAGCTGCTCGCATCGACCCGGGCCGGGATGATCGTGCTCGCCGACCGCAACTTCGCCGCCGCCGACTGGATCACCGCACTGGCCGCGACCGGCGCGGACGTGCTGGTCCGGGTCAAGAACCACCGCCGACTCCCGATCTGCCGCACGCTGGCCGACGGGTCGTCGGTGTCCCGGATCGGCCGGGTCGAGGTCCGAGTGGTCACCGCCAAGGTCACGATCACCACCAGCGACAGCGCCCGGACCGAGACCTACCGGCTGGTCACCACCGTGCTCGACCCCGACGTGCCCGCGGTCGAGATCGTCGGGCTCTACCACGAACGCTGGGAGATCGAGACCTGCTTCGCCGAGCTCAAGTCCACCAGCCTGGGCGGGCGGGTCCTGCGCTCACGCACCCCGACCGGGGTCGCCCAGGAGATCTACGCCCTGCTGATCACCTACCAGGTGCTGCGGATCGCGATCAGCGACACCACTCTGCACCGAGCCGACGTCGATCCCGACCGCGGTAGCTTCACCGTCGCCCGCCACGCCGCCCGTGACCAGCTCATCGCCGCCGCCGGCATCATCGCCGACACCGTGCTCGACCTCGTCGGCACGATCGGCCGCCACGTCCTGGACCAGCTCCTGCCCGCCCGCCGAGTCCGAACCAACCCGCGCGTGGTCAAACGCGCGATCTCCAAGTACGTCGCCAGCACCGCCAAAGGCCGCCACCGCGGCCCCAGCCGCCCCGCGCTGATCACCATCGAGATAGAACCGATCTTGACAGCCCAGCCACCGGACTAA
- a CDS encoding glycosyltransferase family 4 protein encodes MRVAIVSECFLPVVNGVTNSVLRVVEHLTAAGHDVLVIAPGTGGPTDYLGAPIVRVPSLDLPVVTSMPVGVPSRRILTALRGFRPDVVHLAAPFVVGYRGLHAARRLGIPTVAVYQTDVAGFASSYGLGLTARAAWRWTCRLHGQADRTLAPSSWATEALRARGVPRVHQWARGVDTCRFTPSKRDAGIRADLAPNGELLIGYVGRLAPEKQVERLVALDGLPGTRLVVVGAGPSEERLRTALPDAAFLGFRGGDDLARIYASLDVFVHTGPSETFCQAAQEALASGLPVVAPDAGGPRDLVLPGRTGYLVPPRPDHADVDDPASVAADARLRAAVLALTEDDALRRRFGASARKSVLRRTWSTVCDELLAHYSDVIGLSTTARAAA; translated from the coding sequence GTGCGAGTCGCGATCGTGTCCGAGTGCTTCCTGCCCGTCGTCAACGGCGTCACCAACTCCGTGCTGCGGGTGGTGGAGCACCTCACCGCGGCCGGGCACGACGTCCTCGTGATCGCCCCCGGGACCGGCGGACCCACCGACTACCTGGGCGCACCGATCGTCCGCGTGCCCTCGCTGGACCTGCCCGTCGTCACCTCGATGCCGGTGGGGGTCCCGAGCCGTCGGATCCTGACGGCGCTGCGCGGGTTCCGCCCGGACGTCGTGCACCTCGCGGCCCCGTTCGTCGTCGGGTACCGGGGGCTCCACGCCGCGCGGCGCCTCGGGATCCCGACCGTCGCGGTCTACCAGACCGACGTCGCCGGCTTCGCCTCCTCCTACGGCCTCGGGCTGACGGCGCGCGCCGCGTGGCGCTGGACGTGCCGGCTGCACGGCCAGGCCGACCGCACCCTGGCGCCGTCCAGCTGGGCGACCGAGGCCCTGCGGGCGCGTGGGGTGCCGCGGGTGCACCAGTGGGCGCGCGGCGTCGACACCTGCCGGTTCACCCCGTCCAAGCGCGACGCCGGGATCCGCGCGGACCTCGCCCCGAACGGCGAACTGCTGATCGGCTACGTCGGGCGCCTCGCCCCGGAGAAGCAGGTCGAGCGGCTCGTCGCGCTGGACGGGCTGCCCGGCACGCGGCTCGTCGTCGTCGGTGCGGGGCCGAGCGAGGAGCGGTTGCGCACGGCGCTGCCGGACGCGGCGTTCCTCGGCTTCCGCGGCGGCGACGACCTGGCCCGGATCTACGCCTCGCTCGACGTGTTCGTGCACACCGGCCCCTCGGAGACGTTCTGCCAGGCCGCGCAGGAGGCGCTCGCGTCGGGACTGCCGGTGGTCGCGCCGGACGCGGGCGGGCCGCGCGACCTCGTCCTGCCGGGGCGCACCGGCTACCTCGTGCCGCCCCGCCCCGATCACGCCGACGTCGACGACCCGGCGTCCGTCGCCGCCGACGCCCGGCTGCGCGCCGCCGTGCTCGCCCTCACCGAGGACGACGCCCTGCGCCGCCGCTTCGGCGCGTCCGCCCGCAAGTCGGTGCTGCGCCGCACCTGGTCGACGGTGTGCGACGAGCTGCTGGCCCACTACTCCGACGTCATCGGCCTGTCGACGACCGCCCGCGCCGCCGCGTAG
- a CDS encoding inositol monophosphatase family protein: MSLQHETRRIPPADPGLLSRALEVAGRLANDAAEVITATAGRDRLTDTVKAHPFDWVTDTDRTLERHTRRVLAAEFPDVPVLGEEYGADPGVHSAPLRWVVDPVDGTANYVAGFPWCAYSLALVDAYGPVVGVIADPSRAQIYAAARGRGVRANGVPVRIAPRPVVGGLVCAELSLERAPGFTARAAAAHTGVRVLGSAALAITQVALGHAVAAVLDRYEEWDVAGALCLASEAGAVVVDAQGNPDPLPTDDLIVAVPGALDTVLDWWHHP; the protein is encoded by the coding sequence ATGAGCCTCCAGCACGAGACGCGCCGCATCCCGCCCGCGGACCCGGGGCTGCTCTCGCGCGCGCTGGAGGTGGCGGGGCGCCTCGCGAACGACGCGGCCGAGGTGATCACCGCGACGGCGGGGCGGGACCGGCTCACCGACACCGTCAAGGCGCACCCCTTCGACTGGGTCACCGACACCGACCGCACGCTGGAGCGGCACACCCGCCGCGTGCTCGCCGCGGAGTTCCCGGACGTGCCGGTGCTCGGCGAGGAGTACGGCGCCGACCCCGGCGTCCACTCGGCGCCGCTGCGCTGGGTCGTCGACCCGGTGGACGGCACCGCCAACTACGTGGCCGGGTTCCCGTGGTGCGCCTACAGCCTGGCCCTGGTCGACGCGTACGGGCCGGTCGTCGGGGTGATCGCCGACCCCAGCCGCGCCCAGATCTACGCCGCCGCCCGCGGTCGGGGGGTGCGCGCGAACGGGGTGCCGGTGCGGATCGCGCCGCGCCCGGTCGTCGGGGGCCTGGTGTGCGCGGAGCTGTCGCTGGAGCGCGCACCCGGGTTCACGGCGCGGGCTGCCGCCGCGCACACCGGCGTCCGCGTGCTCGGGTCGGCCGCGCTGGCGATCACGCAGGTGGCGCTCGGGCACGCCGTCGCCGCCGTGCTGGACCGGTACGAGGAGTGGGACGTCGCAGGGGCACTGTGCCTGGCCTCGGAGGCGGGGGCCGTCGTCGTGGACGCGCAGGGCAACCCCGACCCCCTCCCCACCGACGACCTGATCGTCGCCGTCCCCGGGGCCCTGGACACGGTCCTGGACTGGTGGCACCACCCCTGA
- a CDS encoding DUF3592 domain-containing protein, with translation MAEPRALDEMAATVAPTARFVRRRLPELVLGLAVLVTVLAGLALIGSAVDDAAIDRNRATAQADVLEGSTFFRTLVRFTVANGQSVVPENGVFHPRGLSAGERVAVEYDVTEPELVRVAGRSTVDGIVPTVLGVVGTWVVLGPLAFWLRRRRSRA, from the coding sequence GTGGCGGAACCGCGGGCACTCGACGAGATGGCGGCGACCGTCGCGCCCACCGCGCGGTTCGTCCGCAGGCGCCTCCCCGAGCTGGTTCTGGGACTCGCGGTGCTGGTCACGGTGCTGGCCGGGCTCGCCCTGATCGGCTCCGCCGTCGACGACGCCGCCATCGACCGCAACCGCGCCACCGCCCAGGCCGACGTGCTGGAGGGCTCGACGTTCTTCCGCACGCTCGTGCGGTTCACCGTCGCGAACGGGCAGTCGGTCGTCCCCGAGAACGGGGTCTTCCACCCCCGCGGGCTCTCTGCGGGCGAGCGGGTGGCCGTGGAGTACGACGTCACCGAGCCCGAACTGGTCCGCGTGGCCGGTCGCAGCACCGTCGACGGGATCGTCCCGACGGTGCTGGGCGTCGTCGGGACGTGGGTGGTGCTCGGCCCGCTCGCGTTCTGGCTGCGTCGCCGCCGCAGCCGCGCCTGA
- a CDS encoding DMT family transporter: protein MLFVLIWATGFVVAKYAAPYAEPLSFLLVRYAGVVVLMLVLALVARARWPRGRAIGHLAVAGIGIQAGYLGGVWGAVAAGMPAGVAALVVNLQPVLTAVVAGLTGARLGRVQVAGLALGFLGVVLVVSSKLTTVGITATTLGLTTMALLTITIGTLYQKRFCPEFDLRTGQVVQFTASILVTLPFAFAFESFRLDWTPQLIGALSWSVLVLTGGGISLLFLMLRRGAAAQVTSYFYLVPGITALLALVMFGETLGWFAVVGMVVAVLGVALATRAAPPTPQPPQ from the coding sequence GTGCTGTTCGTCCTCATCTGGGCCACCGGGTTCGTCGTCGCCAAGTACGCGGCGCCCTACGCCGAGCCCCTGAGCTTCCTGCTGGTCCGCTACGCGGGCGTCGTCGTGCTGATGCTCGTGCTCGCCCTCGTCGCGAGGGCGCGCTGGCCGCGCGGGAGGGCGATCGGGCACCTCGCCGTCGCGGGGATCGGGATCCAGGCCGGTTACCTCGGCGGGGTCTGGGGCGCCGTCGCCGCGGGTATGCCGGCCGGGGTCGCCGCGCTCGTCGTCAACCTGCAGCCGGTGCTCACCGCGGTCGTCGCCGGGCTCACCGGGGCACGACTGGGGCGCGTGCAGGTGGCCGGCCTGGCGCTGGGGTTCCTCGGGGTCGTGCTGGTGGTGTCGAGCAAGCTCACGACGGTCGGGATCACCGCGACGACGCTCGGGCTCACCACGATGGCCCTGCTGACGATCACGATCGGCACGCTCTACCAGAAGCGGTTCTGTCCCGAGTTCGACCTGCGCACCGGCCAGGTCGTGCAGTTCACCGCGTCGATCCTGGTGACGCTGCCGTTCGCGTTCGCGTTCGAGTCGTTCCGCCTCGACTGGACGCCGCAGCTGATCGGCGCGCTGTCGTGGTCGGTGCTCGTACTCACCGGCGGCGGGATCTCACTGCTGTTCCTCATGCTGCGGCGTGGGGCGGCGGCGCAGGTGACCAGCTACTTCTACCTCGTACCCGGCATCACGGCGTTGCTCGCGTTGGTCATGTTCGGCGAGACGCTGGGGTGGTTCGCGGTCGTCGGGATGGTCGTCGCGGTGCTCGGGGTGGCGCTGGCGACGCGCGCGGCACCGCCGACGCCGCAGCCCCCGCAGTAG